In bacterium, the genomic window GGGCAGCTTCGGCGCCATCGGTCAATCGCCCGTGGTGCAGGCGGTCATCGCGGCCATCTTCCTTGTCTTCGCCGCCAGCATGTTCGGCGCCTTTGAGATGCAATTGCCCTCCAGCGTGTCGGAGAAGCTGCAAGGAGGCAGCCGGTCGGGACCCATGGGCGCCGTGCTGATGGGGGCGATCACAGGCTTCATTGCCGCGCCCTGCGTGGGGCCCATCATCGCGGCGCTGCTGGTCTTCATCGCCGCCACCCAGAACCTCGCCCTGGGCTTTTTTCTCATGCTGAGCTACGCGCTGGGCATGGGAGTGCTCTTCCTCGTCATCGGGACCTTCGCCGGGGCGCTCAACAGCCTGCCCGGCGCCGGCGGCTGGATGGAGACCGTGAAGAAGTTCTTCGGCGTGGTGATGGTGGCCATGGCCATCTACTTCCTGCGGGACATCATTCCCGCCGGCTGGATGTCCTGGTTGGCCGGATCCGGATTGGTGGTGTTCGGCATCTTCACCGGCGCCTTCGATCCCGTGCCGGAGGAGAGCGGCACGGGCCCGCGCCTTTTCAAGGCAATGGGTTGGATCGCCCTGCTCATCGGCGCCCGCTTCCTGCTCTTCGGTTTCGGCGGCCCTGTCTCGGCGGGGCCTGGTCTTACCATTGACGCGCGGCCGGAACTTGAATGGGAGATTTCCTCCCCCGATGCCGACCGCCATGAAAGGCTGCTTGCCGAGGCCGCCGCGGCCGGACAACCGGCCCTGATGGATTTCTGGGCCACGTGGTGCGTCCAGTGTCGCGAGTTGGACCACAAGACCTGGAACGATCCGGCGGTCTTTGCCGAGGGGCAGCGTTTCCGGCGCATCAAGATGGACATGTCGAAATCCGACAGCGAGTGGGCCAGGGCGCAGAACAGCGCCTTCCGGGTGGTGGGCATGCCCACCGTGGTTTTTTATGACAGCCAAGGGCGCGAGGTCAAGCGCTTCATGGGCTACCAGAAGCCGGAGGCTGTGTTGGACCTGATGCGCGGCGTCAACTGAAGCATGAGTGCCGAGCGAACAATCATGCACGCCCAGCTGCAGTCGGTGATGGAGGACCTGCAACGGTCCGAAGATGAACTGCATGCCTTTGCGGCCGGGGCGGATGAGGATGGGTGGAACCGTCGGCCAGGGCCGCGGCGCTGGTCGGCGTCAGAATGTGTGGAGCATCTCAACCTCAGTTCGGAAGCCATCCTGCCCGAGTTCTGGCGCGCCATGGAGAGGGCGCGATCCGCCGGCGAGGCGACGCCGCGTCCCCTTCGCCTGGGTTTGACGGGTTGGCTGCTGGTGAAAGGATCGGGGCCCGGCTGGAGCCCACGGGTGAAGACGCGCACTGGATTCGAGCCGCGTCATCATGGCTCCGTGGGGGACGTGCGGGACCGCTTCCTGGCGCTGCAAGATGAGCTGCGAGTCTGCCTGCGGGCCGCCGATGGCCTGGCCATCGATCAAGCCCGGGTCATCTCGCCCTTTGACGGTCGGGTATCCTATAACCTCTACGCCGGGTTCAGGCTGGTGGCCGCGCATCAGGCGCGGCACTTGAGGCAGGCGGGGGAGGCGCTGGGGTTGCGGTAGGGACGCGACGCGTCGCGTCCCTACCAGGTGTCGCGGTCGCAGAGGCGGTGCCAGAGTACGTTGTCCCCCACCAAGGCCCTCATGCTGGACAGCTCCCGCCTGCTGCGAATCACCCGTTCCAGGAAACGACCCTGCCAGATGACATCATCTGGCCGGCCGGGTCCTCGTCGCCACTCCCTGGTGCAGGCGGCCTTGAATCCGCGGATCATGGTGGGCAAAGTCTGACGGGTCGGGGCGCCGAAGGCCTCGCACTGCCGGGATTGCCCTGGTTGGATGATCATCAGGATGCCGTGGAAATGGGTGGGCATGACCTGATGAAGGTCCAGACGCAGGCCGGGATAATGCTCGGGCAGGGTCTGCCAGAGACGATCCACCAGTTGCCCAAGCTCTGACAGCCTGATGCGGTTCCCCACGGTCGAGCCGAACAGGGGACGGGCCGCCGCGGTCCCGATGGAGACATAGTAGGCGCCACGCTGGCCATAATCAAAGCCGCGCAGGCGGATGCTGCGTCGATTGTGCATGGGGCGCCAACCGCGGCCCGGTCTTTCTGGTTCTGATGGTGCCCGGGGAATTCCAGCCTTCCGCAGGAGCCGTCGGACTTGCATGACACCAGCACCGTAGGGACACGATGCATCGTGTCCCTACGGTCGCTTCGCTCCACATCCGTGCTAACTTCCCCCCATGAACATAACCGAGATATTCCACTCCCTGCAAGGCGAAGGCCCCCACCAGGGCTTTCCCACCGTCTTCGTGCGCTTCACCGGCTGCGACCTTCGCTGCTCCTGGTGCGACACGGCCTATGCCTTCCATGGCGGACGCGCCATGACGATCGAGGAAATCCTGGCGGCTGTGATGGCCTTCCGGTGCCGGCGCGTCTGTCTCACCGGCGGCGAACCCCTGCTGCAGAAGGATCTGCCCCGGCTGGCGGAAGCCCTGGTGGACAATGGCTTGCTTGTATCGGTGGAGACAGGGGGACATCGCCCGCTTGCCACCCTGCCTGCCCGCCTGACGCTGGTGGTGGATGTGAAATGTCCAGGCTCCGGCGAAGGCGGCCGCTTCCTTGAGGAGAACCTGCGTCTGCTCAAACCAGGCGACGAGCTGAAGTTCGTGGTGGCGGACTGGGCCGACCTGGATTTCGCGCTTGAATTCTGCCGCAGCCGCCAGATACCGGCCGGCGTGACCAGTCGCATCTCACCGGCCTGGGGCGCCCTGGACCTTCCCGAATTGGCGCGCCGCATCCTGGCAAGCGGTCAGGATGTGTCCCTGGCCCTGCAGCAACACAAACTCATCTGGGGAGCGGAGGCCCGGGGCGTATGATGGAGCGGGCGGTCGTGCTGGTCTCGGGGGGCATGGACAGCTGTGTCACCCTGGCGGAGGCCCTGGCCTCGGGTCGTGAGCCCTGGCTCATGCACGTGCAGTACGGACAGCGCACCCAGCGCCGAGAGCGACAGGCCTTCGAGGCGCTGGCCGAGTTCTACCACATCCCGGACCGCCGCCGCCTGGTGGTGGACATCTCCCATCTGGCCGCCATGGGCGGTTCCTCCCTGACCGACCCCGATGAAGCCGTCAGCGACGGGCGCCTGGATGCCCCCGGTGTCCCCCGCACCTACGTGCCCTTCCGCAATGGCAACCTGCTGGCCATTGCCGGCAGCTGGGCCGAAGTCATCGCCGCCACCACTATTTGGCTGGGCGTGGTGGAGGAGGACGGCTCCGGCTACCCCGACTGCCGCCTGGACTTCATCCGGGCCATGGAGTCGACTTTGCGCCTGGGCACCGCCGGCGCCGGCGGGATTCGCATCGAGACGCCCCTCATCAAGCTGGACAAGGCCGGCATTGTTCGCCGCGGCATGGCGCTGGAAGCGCCCTTCCACCTTACCTGGAGCTGTTATCGCGCCCAGGAGGAGGCCTGCGGAACCTGTGACTCCTGCCTGCTGCGCCTGCGGGGCTTCCGGCTGGCTGGGCGGCCGGATCCCATTCCCTACGCAGCGCCCTGATCCCCCGCCGGGCGGGCGGAACAAGTGGGAAGCCCGCGCAGCTGGCGCGGGCTTCCCGGGGGGGGATGCACCTCAACGCGTCTTTATTTCAGCAGGTGAAGAATCTGTGTCTCAACTCCCTGGGCTGTCTGCAGGGCGACCAGGTAGGCGCCGCTGGCCAGGTGCGAGGCCTCCCAGCGGACTTCGTGGCGACCGAGGGCCACCAGGCCGTTGACCAGTTCGGCCACCTGCTGGCCGGCGATGTTGTAGACGGCCAGGCGCACGGCGCCGGTCTCGGCCAGATCGAAGACAAGGGTCGTGGCCGGGTTGAAGGGGTTGGGGTAGGCCGCGCCGAGGGCCGTGGCCTGGGGCAGGTCCGTCGTTGCGGCCAAGGCGTCGCCGCTGGCGCCGGAATGAAGGGAGTTCGGATCGCGACGGAGCTTGGGGGTCGTCTTGGGGGCGAAGGTCAACTCGATGGAGACGGTGTCGGAGTTGGCCACGCCATCGGTCACGAAGTAGGTGAAGTTGAGGGCGGACCCGGCGTTGTCGGCGTAGACCGTGAAGACATCGCCCTCAATGGGCTGGCTGTCCACCACGTAGGTCAAGGGATCGCCGTCGGCATCCCAGGCCACCAGCTGGATCTGCTGCATGCCCGGGTTCTGGAGGTGCGTGAAGACAGGG contains:
- a CDS encoding cytochrome c biogenesis protein CcdA encodes the protein MRSIHILLLSAMLAFRVLAGPSPEAVPAAAPAFDPVQAVPVEAFLSHDKVAPGEPARVAVVFRVPKGYHITDIKYEMFYVEADTTERLRLDSLVYPMGVTEHEEQIYRGDVTVFGQVALQPGPAEDLEWTLRAGYQICSETGDLTCYMPVDKEFKLMVPVAASTAEMKPRHAEIFGWNERARGASDLGTPAEGLEGRLQAALEAGSWLAFLLVFLGGVLSSLTPCVYPVIPITISFIGARSKGRLHGFIQSLFFVAGMALVYSALGVAAAATGGSFGAIGQSPVVQAVIAAIFLVFAASMFGAFEMQLPSSVSEKLQGGSRSGPMGAVLMGAITGFIAAPCVGPIIAALLVFIAATQNLALGFFLMLSYALGMGVLFLVIGTFAGALNSLPGAGGWMETVKKFFGVVMVAMAIYFLRDIIPAGWMSWLAGSGLVVFGIFTGAFDPVPEESGTGPRLFKAMGWIALLIGARFLLFGFGGPVSAGPGLTIDARPELEWEISSPDADRHERLLAEAAAAGQPALMDFWATWCVQCRELDHKTWNDPAVFAEGQRFRRIKMDMSKSDSEWARAQNSAFRVVGMPTVVFYDSQGREVKRFMGYQKPEAVLDLMRGVN
- a CDS encoding DinB family protein; this encodes MHAQLQSVMEDLQRSEDELHAFAAGADEDGWNRRPGPRRWSASECVEHLNLSSEAILPEFWRAMERARSAGEATPRPLRLGLTGWLLVKGSGPGWSPRVKTRTGFEPRHHGSVGDVRDRFLALQDELRVCLRAADGLAIDQARVISPFDGRVSYNLYAGFRLVAAHQARHLRQAGEALGLR
- the queC gene encoding 7-cyano-7-deazaguanine synthase QueC, yielding MERAVVLVSGGMDSCVTLAEALASGREPWLMHVQYGQRTQRRERQAFEALAEFYHIPDRRRLVVDISHLAAMGGSSLTDPDEAVSDGRLDAPGVPRTYVPFRNGNLLAIAGSWAEVIAATTIWLGVVEEDGSGYPDCRLDFIRAMESTLRLGTAGAGGIRIETPLIKLDKAGIVRRGMALEAPFHLTWSCYRAQEEACGTCDSCLLRLRGFRLAGRPDPIPYAAP
- a CDS encoding radical SAM protein, with protein sequence MNITEIFHSLQGEGPHQGFPTVFVRFTGCDLRCSWCDTAYAFHGGRAMTIEEILAAVMAFRCRRVCLTGGEPLLQKDLPRLAEALVDNGLLVSVETGGHRPLATLPARLTLVVDVKCPGSGEGGRFLEENLRLLKPGDELKFVVADWADLDFALEFCRSRQIPAGVTSRISPAWGALDLPELARRILASGQDVSLALQQHKLIWGAEARGV